One region of Deinococcus wulumuqiensis R12 genomic DNA includes:
- a CDS encoding PIN domain-containing protein, translating into MDANVLYGDLLRNLLLRLAAERVCTVHWSAKVQEEWKRHLVDDAGYSAAVIERTQGRMEAAFPAASVSGYEKLMAELQLPDPDDRHVLAAAIQAEADILVTFNLKDFPESALPANLTAQHPDVVLTHLLTTNPEGCRATLNKLMASLKNPPMSLVEVLAT; encoded by the coding sequence TTGGATGCCAACGTGCTGTATGGCGACTTGCTGCGGAACTTGCTCTTGCGTCTGGCGGCGGAAAGGGTCTGCACCGTCCACTGGTCCGCAAAAGTTCAGGAGGAATGGAAGCGTCATCTGGTGGATGACGCGGGATACAGCGCGGCCGTGATTGAACGCACTCAAGGGCGCATGGAAGCCGCTTTTCCAGCAGCCAGCGTCAGCGGCTATGAAAAGCTGATGGCTGAGTTGCAGTTGCCTGACCCCGATGACCGTCATGTGCTGGCCGCAGCCATTCAGGCTGAGGCCGACATTCTGGTGACTTTCAACCTGAAAGATTTTCCAGAATCGGCTTTACCAGCCAACTTGACGGCTCAGCATCCTGATGTGGTGCTCACGCACCTGCTCACGACCAATCCTGAAGGCTGCCGGGCCACGCTGAACAAACTGATGGCTTCGCTGAAAAATCCACCCATGAGTCTTGTGGAGGTTCTGGCAACTTAA
- a CDS encoding MarR family winged helix-turn-helix transcriptional regulator — protein MIESELDLAVKQPAIRLWRRLVYTTQGKVREVEAVLAPLGLTMTEFDLLAVLRRFDGATQQEVAQRLLFTEANMSYHAKRLVARGLIERQTAGKRKLLRLTATGQHLVEQALPKVLEIHELQFSDLNDEELMTLRNLLRRLK, from the coding sequence ATGATTGAGTCGGAACTTGACCTTGCCGTGAAACAGCCCGCCATCCGACTGTGGCGGCGGCTGGTCTACACCACGCAGGGCAAGGTTCGTGAAGTGGAAGCGGTCCTGGCCCCACTGGGGCTGACCATGACCGAATTTGACCTGCTGGCCGTACTGCGGCGCTTTGACGGCGCGACCCAGCAGGAAGTCGCCCAGCGCCTGCTGTTTACCGAAGCGAACATGTCCTACCACGCCAAACGGCTGGTGGCCCGTGGCCTGATTGAGCGCCAGACGGCAGGCAAACGCAAACTGCTCAGGCTCACAGCCACCGGCCAACACTTGGTCGAGCAGGCCCTGCCCAAGGTACTTGAGATTCACGAACTTCAGTTTTCCGACCTGAACGATGAGGAACTGATGACGCTCAGAAACCTGCTGAGGCGGCTGAAATAG
- a CDS encoding IS6 family transposase — protein MTDRKPYRHRFPLSVIGYALRLYHRFPLSQRDVQELLHERGVQVSHETLRQWNIKFAPLLTEELRHREPRRGSRWHLDEVCVKVGGVKHWLWRAVDEYGDVLDILLQEHRDTQAAKSFFVRLLGEYDVPEVIHTDKLWSYGAALREIPVLHDVEHVQVVSTARCNNLVEQSHRPTRQQERGQLGFKRRKRTQEFLALHARVSNLHRHTRTTVPATLRRSHQSAALLRWREAMQQVA, from the coding sequence GTGACTGACCGGAAGCCCTATCGACATCGATTCCCGCTGAGTGTCATTGGGTATGCCCTGCGGCTCTACCACCGCTTCCCCCTCAGCCAGCGGGACGTTCAGGAACTGCTTCACGAGCGTGGTGTTCAGGTCAGTCACGAGACCCTCCGTCAGTGGAACATCAAGTTCGCCCCACTCCTGACCGAGGAACTGCGCCATCGAGAACCCCGCCGGGGTTCTCGATGGCATCTGGACGAGGTCTGCGTCAAGGTCGGCGGGGTCAAGCATTGGTTGTGGCGAGCGGTCGACGAATACGGGGACGTGCTGGACATTCTGCTTCAGGAACACCGAGACACCCAGGCGGCCAAGTCCTTTTTTGTCCGCCTCCTGGGGGAATACGACGTGCCGGAGGTGATCCATACCGACAAGCTGTGGAGCTATGGGGCGGCGCTGCGTGAGATTCCCGTGCTCCACGACGTGGAGCACGTTCAGGTCGTTTCCACCGCCCGCTGTAACAATCTGGTGGAGCAATCTCATCGACCCACCCGGCAGCAAGAACGAGGCCAACTGGGCTTCAAGCGCCGGAAACGAACACAAGAATTCCTCGCCCTGCACGCCCGAGTCTCGAACCTCCATCGACACACGCGAACCACCGTTCCCGCCACCCTCAGACGAAGCCATCAATCCGCAGCTCTTCTCCGCTGGCGAGAGGCGATGCAGCAGGTGGCTTGA
- the wrbA gene encoding NAD(P)H:quinone oxidoreductase, giving the protein MTQNAVKIAVVFYSTYGTGLAMAREAAEAAREAGAEVRLVRVAETAPEAVVNGQDAWKANLDAMQDIPVATPADMEWADGYIFSSPTRFGGAASQMRAFIDTLGGLWASGKLANKTFSAMTSAQNPNGGQETTLQTLYFTAMHWGAILTPPGYSDPVIFASGGNSYGASVTANGQPVSDADKASIRHQAKRQVELTQKLRG; this is encoded by the coding sequence ATGACCCAGAACGCTGTGAAAATCGCCGTCGTGTTCTACTCCACCTACGGCACTGGCCTCGCCATGGCCCGTGAAGCCGCCGAAGCCGCCCGTGAAGCTGGCGCAGAAGTGCGCCTGGTGCGCGTGGCCGAAACCGCCCCCGAAGCTGTCGTGAACGGCCAGGACGCCTGGAAAGCCAACCTCGACGCCATGCAGGACATTCCCGTGGCGACCCCCGCCGACATGGAGTGGGCCGACGGCTACATCTTCAGCAGCCCCACCCGTTTCGGCGGTGCGGCCAGCCAGATGCGCGCCTTTATCGACACCCTCGGCGGCCTGTGGGCCAGCGGCAAACTCGCCAACAAGACCTTCAGCGCCATGACCAGCGCCCAGAACCCCAACGGCGGCCAGGAAACCACCCTGCAGACCCTGTACTTCACCGCGATGCACTGGGGCGCTATCCTGACCCCTCCCGGCTACAGCGACCCGGTGATTTTCGCTTCGGGCGGCAACTCCTACGGCGCGAGCGTGACCGCCAACGGCCAGCCCGTGAGCGACGCCGACAAGGCCAGCATTCGCCACCAGGCCAAGCGCCAGGTCGAGCTGACGCAGAAGCTGAGGGGCTAA
- a CDS encoding helix-turn-helix domain-containing protein: MTASTFNPQVEEQQLLAAFARQLEQGGAVAINLPGQPALAASPVLVELLRASLKEFQEGNGVTLLTSKRELSAQEAAELLGVSRPYLVTHLLETGIIPYRKVGTHRRIALSDVQAFQMERDRQHALLDDIVADEQAAGMY, translated from the coding sequence ATGACTGCTTCTACTTTCAATCCACAGGTGGAAGAGCAGCAGCTTTTAGCTGCTTTTGCCCGTCAGCTCGAGCAGGGAGGCGCCGTCGCCATCAATCTTCCTGGTCAACCTGCCCTGGCCGCTTCTCCTGTACTGGTGGAGTTGCTCAGGGCCAGTCTTAAGGAATTCCAGGAGGGAAATGGCGTCACGCTCCTGACCAGCAAGCGTGAACTGAGTGCTCAGGAAGCTGCCGAACTGCTTGGCGTGAGTCGGCCTTATTTAGTGACCCATCTTCTGGAGACTGGAATCATTCCTTACCGTAAGGTCGGCACCCACCGCCGAATAGCCCTATCTGATGTCCAAGCTTTCCAGATGGAACGCGACAGGCAACATGCGCTTCTGGATGACATCGTGGCTGATGAGCAGGCCGCTGGGATGTACTGA
- a CDS encoding VOC family protein, which yields MNPIQGLHHLTVMASDPQKNVDFFTQVLGQRMVKVTVNFDDPGTYHLYYGDETGAPGTIMTYFPWPNAVKGRRGNGEIVAAAYAAPVASQDYWKARLQGFNIPFTEETRFGSPAVKFEDPDGLWIEIIFEEGADVPSFWPNSPVPREYALNGFHSVTGWVAQTAQTASLLTGPLGFTKVGSEQDAEGTRTRYRGQSDGVGLYIDLVERPGKPHGQFSAGSVHHVALRTVDDAEQLEYQKVLSQAGYQVTPVQDRQYFHSIYFRERSGILFEVATDAPGFPADESVDELGKHLKLPAWYESKRAAIEARVKPIVNHEYGVTIGGTSQSSAQGSAASLSDGLRVNGPHQGQPVMTTGRALDEARAAVILVHGRGGSAEDILNLSQQFNLSAFAYVAPQAQGSTWYPESFLAPLERNEPGLSSGLQMIDDIVNTLGEQGIPPENIVLGGFSQGACLTLEYVARNSRRYGGVFAFSGGLIGPEGTPRDYPGDLDGTPFFIGCSDVDSHIPLKRVEDSAEILAGHGAKVDKRIYPNMGHTINEDEILAVQKMLQEVSARSV from the coding sequence ATGAATCCGATTCAAGGCCTCCACCACCTGACCGTCATGGCCAGCGACCCCCAGAAGAACGTGGACTTCTTCACCCAGGTTCTGGGCCAGCGCATGGTCAAAGTCACCGTCAACTTCGACGACCCCGGCACGTACCACCTCTACTACGGCGACGAAACCGGCGCCCCCGGCACCATCATGACCTACTTTCCCTGGCCCAACGCGGTCAAAGGGCGGCGCGGCAACGGTGAAATCGTGGCGGCGGCTTACGCTGCGCCCGTCGCATCGCAGGACTACTGGAAAGCCCGCCTGCAAGGGTTCAATATTCCCTTTACCGAGGAAACCCGCTTCGGCAGCCCCGCCGTCAAGTTTGAAGACCCCGACGGCCTGTGGATTGAAATCATCTTCGAGGAAGGCGCGGACGTGCCGAGCTTCTGGCCCAACAGCCCCGTGCCCCGCGAATACGCCCTGAACGGCTTTCACAGCGTCACCGGCTGGGTCGCGCAGACCGCCCAGACCGCGAGCCTGCTGACCGGGCCGCTGGGCTTTACCAAAGTGGGCAGCGAGCAGGACGCCGAAGGCACGCGCACCCGCTACCGGGGCCAGTCGGACGGCGTGGGCCTGTACATCGACCTGGTCGAGCGCCCCGGCAAGCCGCACGGCCAGTTCAGCGCAGGCAGCGTGCACCACGTCGCCCTGCGCACCGTGGACGACGCCGAGCAACTGGAATACCAGAAGGTGCTGAGTCAGGCGGGGTATCAGGTGACGCCCGTGCAAGACCGCCAGTACTTCCACTCCATCTACTTCCGCGAGCGCTCCGGCATCCTGTTCGAAGTCGCCACCGACGCCCCCGGCTTCCCCGCCGACGAGAGCGTGGACGAACTGGGCAAGCACCTGAAATTGCCCGCCTGGTACGAGAGCAAACGGGCGGCGATCGAGGCCCGCGTCAAGCCCATCGTGAACCACGAGTACGGCGTGACGATTGGCGGCACCAGCCAGAGCAGCGCCCAGGGCAGCGCCGCCAGCCTCTCCGACGGGCTGCGCGTGAACGGCCCGCACCAGGGCCAGCCGGTGATGACCACGGGCCGCGCCCTGGACGAAGCCCGCGCCGCCGTGATTCTGGTACACGGGCGCGGAGGCAGCGCCGAGGACATCCTGAACCTCTCGCAGCAGTTCAACCTCTCGGCCTTCGCCTACGTCGCGCCGCAAGCGCAGGGGAGCACCTGGTATCCCGAAAGCTTCCTGGCCCCGCTGGAGCGCAACGAACCCGGCCTGTCGTCGGGCCTCCAGATGATTGACGACATCGTCAACACGCTGGGCGAGCAGGGCATTCCGCCCGAAAACATCGTGCTGGGCGGCTTCTCGCAGGGCGCGTGCCTGACGCTGGAATATGTGGCCCGCAACTCGCGGCGCTACGGCGGCGTGTTCGCCTTCTCCGGCGGCCTGATCGGGCCGGAAGGTACCCCCCGCGACTACCCCGGCGACCTGGACGGTACGCCCTTCTTTATCGGGTGCAGCGATGTGGACAGCCACATTCCCCTCAAGCGCGTCGAGGACAGCGCCGAGATCCTGGCCGGACACGGCGCGAAGGTGGACAAGCGCATCTACCCGAACATGGGCCACACCATCAACGAAGACGAGATTCTGGCCGTGCAGAAGATGCTTCAGGAAGTCTCGGCCCGCAGCGTCTAA